GGCTATTTATCATTTGTCAGAATTACATCATTACTTCAGGATAGCCAGCAACTTACTTACACACCGATATCAGGAACGGCTTAAGACAATGAATCGCATTCTTTCCAGCCCTTGGTTTGTAGTTGCTGCAGCAGCCATCATTCTTGCAGTAAACATGGGCATTCGCCAGACAACCGGAATCATGCTGCCGGAAATCAGCCTGGATCTTAACTTACCCCGGGCCGAACTATCTTTTGGCTTTGCCGTACAAAATCTACTGTGGGGCGCTGTTGCACCTTTCGCGGGTTTGCTGGCTGAACGCTATGGATTATTTCGGGTAATGTCAGTCGGCGCCCTGCTCTACGCAGCAGGTATGATTCTCGCGGCGCTGGCCGAAAACGGCTGGATGTTCTTTGCCGGTAACGCCTTATTAATTGGTGTTGGTGTGGGCGCAACAACTTATCCGCTTGCCCTGGCAGCCGTCGGCAAACGCTTCGCTGAACACAACCGCACTTTTGCTTTAGGCATTGCCAGTGCTGGCGGTTCGCTCGGGCAGTTTCTCTATGCATTTGCACTGGGGCAGATCGACGCGGAATATAACTGGTCAGAAATATTTCTGATATTTGCCTCCAGTATCATTCTGATCATGCTCTTTTCCCGGGCTTTGTTACCGCCTAAAAATCAAAATTCTTCTGCAGCCTCCACTGATGTTCCTACGAACTCCGCAGTTGCTTCATCAGGCGTCAACTGGCGGGATATTCTTGCCGCTTTTAAAGTACGGGATTATCAACTGCTAAACCTGGGATTCTTTGTCTGCGGTTTTCACATCGCATTTTTATCAGTGCACATGTCCGGAATTGTTGCTTACTGTGGTTTACCGGCATCAGTAGCATCTGAATCCATCGCACTGATCGGCTTAGCAAATGTTGCCGGAGTTATTCTCGCTGGTTGGGCGGGAGATCGCTGGCACAAGCCCTGGCTGTTATCGTTAATTTACTGGCTGCGTGCCTGCCTGATTATGCTTCTTTTGCTGATGCCCGCTGATGAAACCCTGTTCTATCTCTTCTCTGTCATCATGGGGGTATTATGGTTATCCACAGTGCCTCTCACCAGCGGCATTGTGGCGAGAATCTTCGGACCTAAAAACCTCGCATCGCTATTTGGCTTTGTTATGTTCAGCCATCAAATCGGTGCTTTTTTTGGCAGTTGGTGGGGCGGGCTGATTTTCGATGCGACCGGCTCATATGATCTTGCGCTGATCATCAGTGCGGCACTGGGTTTATTCGCTGCTTTTATACATCTGCCAATTACGCCGGCACGCTTACAACAATACCAGCCTGCAAACTGATCGCCGGCTGTTTAGCTACATCCGAAGCGCCGGCAGTATGTAGTTGTAAAGTTCTGTCAAAAACAGCCTCAAAATGTGTAATGAAATTTTTTCCTGACTTCCCGGTCACATCTACACTGAAGTAAGCTTTACAGCCAACAATGCTGTTTTATCTTGCCCGTTTTCCTTACCTATTTGGAATCTGATCTATGCGACTGTTACTCACCCTGACTGTTACTTTCCTGCTCAGCGCCTGTATGGATACCAAACCACCTCAGTTACAAACACAGGTAACAGCAGTAACTTACACGCCGGATGCTATAGAAATGTCTGCACGCTCAATGCAAAGTGGCGAAATTCGTGCGTTAAACAGGCACCTGGAAAATATCTATTACACCGCCCAGCAGCCGAATGCTCCTGTGAACATTAAAGTCACGGCACTGAAACGAAAGGAAGACTGGAAGCGCG
The DNA window shown above is from Aliamphritea ceti and carries:
- a CDS encoding MFS transporter, which gives rise to MNRILSSPWFVVAAAAIILAVNMGIRQTTGIMLPEISLDLNLPRAELSFGFAVQNLLWGAVAPFAGLLAERYGLFRVMSVGALLYAAGMILAALAENGWMFFAGNALLIGVGVGATTYPLALAAVGKRFAEHNRTFALGIASAGGSLGQFLYAFALGQIDAEYNWSEIFLIFASSIILIMLFSRALLPPKNQNSSAASTDVPTNSAVASSGVNWRDILAAFKVRDYQLLNLGFFVCGFHIAFLSVHMSGIVAYCGLPASVASESIALIGLANVAGVILAGWAGDRWHKPWLLSLIYWLRACLIMLLLLMPADETLFYLFSVIMGVLWLSTVPLTSGIVARIFGPKNLASLFGFVMFSHQIGAFFGSWWGGLIFDATGSYDLALIISAALGLFAAFIHLPITPARLQQYQPAN